Genomic DNA from Eleutherodactylus coqui strain aEleCoq1 chromosome 8, aEleCoq1.hap1, whole genome shotgun sequence:
ACTTCCAGTACCCGAGCCACCGCCGAGCCTTCGCTACCCGCAGCCGTGCCATGTACTACAAACACCCGAACCTCAGCCGAGACTTTACCCCCCCCCTGCAGCCAAGCCGCCGCACCATTTACTACAAGCACCCGAGCTTTACCCCACAAGCACCTGAGCCGCCATCGAGCCTTTACCACCCGCTGCCAAGCCTTtacgttcacatgtggcagatttgctgcagtagCAAAATCGAGACCACATAGTAGAAgctttggtgcagatccgcagcacaCGTCCCCCCCTTCAATGGAAATAGTGAACTCTCCTGCCGACCTGTCCACCTGTACAATAATCCACAGGAGGTGTGCTGCAGACGCGCAGCACAATCCACCAGGTGCCATCGCTCCCGCAGCTTATTCACAGGGCCGTATATTTGGGCCATGTACATCAGACCGCACATGTACCCGATACAGACCGGGCTTCCAGCAGGCGGTTGATGTCTCGCCATATCTTCCCAGCCGACGGTTCTGCCTCTGGCATCTTACATCAGTCTTACAGCAATAAGGATTTGACATCTTCTCAGTCCAACGAGAACCAAATAGTTTTATGTGGTTTGTTTCCATCTACATGGTGTCGTTGGTGCCATCAGGATAGCAGCGTGCAAACAGCGGAGCCGCAGAAAAATGGGGACGACCGTCCGAAAATCAGGACCTGCAAACCTGAAGCCAGGGGCAAACAGCAGCAAGTCAGGGGACCCAAGTACTCTAGAACACTTGTAGACTTACCTTTCCTTTGAAGCCACCGCCCACGGCGACCACCACCGCCTCCAGGACTTTGCCTTGAGACTTTTCAGGAAGCACAATCCCTCCTTTCGTGACGGTCTCCTGAGCCACTCGCTCTACGAGCACGCGGTCCAGCAGGGGGAGGAACTTCTTAAATGCTTTTCCTGCCTGTAAGGAGGAGCAAAATACGGGTTTAGTTCAGAATTCACATCTCATCACATACATGTAGCGCAgagctgctccccctcccccaaccGCCGCATACATGTAGCGCAgagctgctccccctcccccaaccGCCGCATACATGTAGCGCAgagctgctccccctcccccaaccGCCGCATACATGTAGCGCAgagctgccccccctcccccaaccgcCGCATACATGTAGCGCAgagctgccccccctcccccaaccgcCGCATACATGTAGCGCAgagctgccccccctcccccaaccgcCGCATACATGTAGCGCAGAGCTGCCCCTCCCCCCAACCGCCGCATACATGTAGCGCAGAGCTGCCCCTCCCCCCAACCGCCGCATACATGTAGCGCAGAGCTGCCCCTCCCCCCAACCGCCGCATACATGTAGCGCAGAGCTGCCCCTCCCCCCAACCGCCGCATACATGTAGCGCAGAGCTGCCCCTCCCCCCAACCGCCGCATACATGTAGCGCAGAGCTGCCCCTCCCCCCAACCGCCGCATACATGTAGCGCAGAGCTGCTCCCCCCCAACCGCCGCATACATGTAGCGCAGAGCTGCTCCCCCCCCAACCGCCGCATACATGTAGCGCAGAGCTGCTCCCCCCCCAACCGCCGCATACATGTAGCacagagctgccccccccccaaccgccGCATACATGTAGCGCAGAGCTGCCCCCCCCAACCGCCGCATACATGTAGCgcagagctgccccccccccaaccgccGCATACATGTAGCgcagagctgccccccccccaaccgccGCATACATGTAGCGCAGAGCTGCCCCCCCCAACCGCCGCATACATGTAGCGCAGAGCTGCCCCCCCAACCGCCGCATACATGTAGCGCAGAGCTGCCCCCCCCAACCGCCGCATACATGTTCAGCGGCCAATACCCACACACCCaggatgtaaagggttaaacattctGGCACTGTACTGTGAATATTGACTACAGGTGGCGCAGCAGTGTCTCTGAAAAGCCGACACGGAGGTGGGAGTccccatccatcttgccctttgCCCGTCTTGCCGGTTGAGCGCTTCCCCCAACTTCATGAGCTCGCTGTCTCAGGGACGGTCACATCCTTGCATCAGCCGCTGACCTTGGCCAAGGTCACACCGGTTAACCCTTTAGCTGCCACTGTGTGTTTCAGTAGGACAATACGGAATCTACAACGTCCGTCCGTCAGCTACAATGTAGCTTTCCTTTAGGTTTTAGAATTAACGGCAGgcagcaggcaggcaggcaggaggCGGCAGGCAGGAGGCAGGCAGGCAGGAGGCAGGCAGGCAGGAGGCGGCAGGCAGGAGGCAGGCTTCTTGCAGAAGGGCTCTTTATGGCTCCTTATAGTTACACTGAGGGTCTGCAGAGTCGGTCTCAGGATTATGTGGGGGTCTCCGTGATGGGACCCGCACAAAGTCAGACTGCTATCTCATGGGTGTTAGCGGGTTGTACACCACCGTTGTCCCATGCACAGGATTAGCCATCAGCAGCAGTCAGGGGTCCGTCGCCCAGGACGCCCACCGATCATTTCTCTGGGATACAGTTGtacactgcaggaagcagacagcaccgttcttactgcagtggccaggcttagtattacagggAAAGCTCTGATTCATTTtaattgcctgcaataccaagaccGACCACTatataagaacggagctgtctgcttcctcaaTAAGTCAGTTCAATGCAGCCCAAAGAGCAGCTGACTGGCAGGAGTCCCGACCGATACTCTCCTCTTCCCCCATCTACCTACTATTGATCAACCATCGGTGctttacaacccctttaggtcAACTGAGACACATAAGAGGAAGCAGCAGCTGGAGGTCCTCCTCGCTCCCACCGGTGGCGAAGGTTCTGTTCACCACCTCAGTTGCTGAATTCTATTAAAAACCAGCATGAGACGCAGCGCCGCCCTGGAGGAAGCTGGTAGCCAtacgccattatagtcactgcctgTTCTGACCCGCCTGGACTGCTGCGCCGCCCTGGAGGAAGCTGGAAGCCATAcgccattaggcctcatgtccacggggaaaatcaggcccgctccagattctccatgtagaatctgcagcgggtccctcctgccccgcggacatgagcgctgaaaataggaataaatcagaataaacttacctcccgcccgctccggatccttccttcgccgcggcgtcatcttctctgcgtcgcagccggatcttctttcttcggcccggcggatgcgcaggatgacgtcggtgacatgCCCCACGCATGcgctggcccgaagaaaaaagatccggccgcgacggagagaagatggcgccgcggtgaagagaagaaatggagcgtgtgagtaaattacgatttttgtctcccgcggatccggacggcttccataggcttcaatagaagcccgcgggagccgtccccgcgggagacccgcatgaaaatggagcatggtccggattttttcatgctccatttaaaaaaaaacaatcccttttattgaccatccgcgggtatttatctgccccgcgggtggtcaatgcatccctatggggtgcggatccacgggcgggagaagagttaaaatctgctgcggattttaattcttattttgcccgtggacatgagcccttatagtcactgcctgctctgacccgcccggaccgcagcgccgccctggaggaagctagaagccgcacgccattatagtcactgcctgctctgacccgcccggaccgcagcgccgccctggaggaagctagaagccgcacgccattatagtcactgcctgctctgacccgcccggaccgcagcgccgccctggagGAAGCTAGAAGAAgcacgccattatagtcactgcctgctctgacccgcccggaccgcagcgccgccctggaggaagccgcacaccattatagtcactgcctgctctgacccgcccggaccgcagcgccgccctggaggaagctagaagccgcacgccattatagtcactgcctgctctgacccgcccggaccgcagcgccgccctggagGAAGCTAGAAGAAgcacgccattatagtcactgcctgctctgacccgcccggaccgcagcgccgccctggaggaagccgcacaccattatagtcactgcctgctctgacccgcccggaccgcagcgccgccctggaggaagctagaagccgcacgccattatagtcactgcctgctctggcccgcccggaccgcagcgccgccctggaggaagccgcacgccattatagtcactgcctgctctggcccgcccggaccgcagcgccgccctggaggaagctggaagccgcacgccattatagtcactgcctgctctggcccgcccggaccgcagcgccgccctggaggaagccgcacgccattatagtcactgcctgctctggcccgcccggaccgcagcgccgccctggaggaagccgcacgccattatagtcactgcctgctctggcccgcccggaccgcagcgccgccctggaggaagctggaagccgcacgccattatagtcactgcctgctctggcccgcccggaccgcagcgccgccctggaggaagccgcacgccattatagtcactgcctgctctggcccgcccggaccgcagcgccgccctggaggaaactggaagccgcacgccattatagtcactgcctgctctggcccgcccggaccgcagcgccgccctggaggaagccgcacgccattatagtcactgcctgctctggcccgcccggaccgcagcgccgccctggaggaagccgcacgccattatagtcactgcctgctctggcccgcccggaccgcagcgccgccctggaggaagctggaagccgcacgccattatagtcactgcctgctctggcccgcccggaccgcagcgccgccctggaggaagccgcacgccattatagtcactgcctgctctggcccgcccggaccgcagcgccgccctggaggaagctggaagccgcacgccattatagtcactgcctgctctggcccgcccggaccgcagcgccgccctggaggaagccgcacgccattatagtcactgcctgctctggcccgcccggaccgcagcgccgccctggaggaagctggaagccgcacgccattctagtcactgcctgctctggcccgcccggaccgcagcgccgccctggaggaagccgcacgccattatagtcactgcctgctctggcccgcccggaccgcagcgccgccctggaggaagctggaagccgcacgccattatagtcactgcctgctctggcccgcccggaccgcagcgccgccctggaggaagccgcacgccattatagtcactgcctgctctggcccgcccggaccgcagcgccgccctggaggaagctggaagccgcacgccattatagtcactgcctgctctggcccgcccggaccgcagcgccgccctggaggaagccgcacgccattacagtcactgcctgctctggcccgcccggaccgcagcgccgccctggaggaagccgcacgccattatagtcactgcctgctctggcccgcccggaccgcagcgccgccctggaggaagctggaagccgcacgccattatagtcactgcctgctctggcccgcccggaccgcagcgccgccctggaggaagccgcacgccattatagtcactgcctgctctggcccgcccggaccgcagcgccgccctggaggaagctggaagccgcacgccattatagtcactgcctgctctggcccgcccggaccgcagcgccgccctggaggaagccgcacgccattatagtcactgcctgctctggcccgcccggaccgcagcgccgccctggaggaagctggaagccgcacgccattctagtcactgcctgctctggcccgcccggaccgcagcgccgccctggaggaagccgcacgccattatagtcactgcctgctctggcccgcccggaccgcagcgccgccctggaggaagctggaagccgcacgccattatagtcactgcctgctctggcccgcccggaccgcagcgccgccctggaggaagccgcacgccattatagtcactgcctgctctggcccgcccggaccgcagcgccgccctggaggaagctggaagccgcacgccattatagtcactgcctgctctggcccgcccggaccgcagcgccgccctggaggaagctagaagccgcacgccattatagtcactgcctgctctgacccacccggaccgcagcgccgccctggaggaagctagaagccgcacgccattatagtcactgcctgctctgacccgcccggaccgcagcgccgccctggag
This window encodes:
- the HSPE1 gene encoding 10 kDa heat shock protein, mitochondrial, with amino-acid sequence MAGKAFKKFLPLLDRVLVERVAQETVTKGGIVLPEKSQGKVLEAVVVAVGGGFKGKDGDIRPIDVNIGEKVLLPEYGGTKVVLEDKEYYLFRDSDILGKYLP